Within Caproicibacterium argilliputei, the genomic segment CAGCGCCCGCAGACGGTTTTGGACGCAGTGCGCGATTTTTACGAACAGAACAACGCCAATCCACACCGCGGCGTTTATGCGCTTGGGGAGCGTGCAACCGCTGCCTATGAAGATGCGCGTACAGAGGTGGCTTCTTTCCTGAATGCGCCTCGCGAGGAGGTCATTTTTACACGCAATGCAACGGAAACTCTGAATTTAATCGCCTACAGCTGGGGGCTGCAGAACCTGAAAGCGGGGGACAAGGTAGCGGTAACCATTTTGGAGCATCACAGCAACTTGATTCCCTGGCAGCAGGTATGCCGCGCAACAGGCGCACAACTGATATTTCTGTACACCGGGCCGGACGGCCTGCTCTCTGACCGCGAAATCGAGCAAAAAATCACCAAAGAGGTCAAGCTGGTGGCGTTTACGCACGTTTCCAATGTGCTGGGCATGGTTACGCCGGTAGAAAAAATTACGGCGCGGGCGCATGAAGTGGGGGCATTGTGCGTGCTGGACTGCGCGCAGAGCGCCCCGCACCTGCGGCTGGATGTGGCGAAACTCGGCGTGGACTTTCTTGCTTTTTCCGGGCACAAGCTGTATGCGCCGCTGGGCATCGGCGTGCTGTGGGGCAGAAAGGAACTGCTGGAGGCCATGCCGCCGTTTTTGACCGGCGGCGATATGATTGAGTCTGTGCGGGAGCAGGACGCCACCTGGGCGCCCCTGCCCGAAAAGTTTGAAGCCGGTACACAGAATGCCGGCGGCGCAGTCGGACTTGCCGCTGCCATCCGCTGGATGCAGGGCATTGGCTTTGATACGATTGCTCGGCGTGAGCAGGTGGTGTACCGCTATGCGTGGCAGGCGCTTTCGCACGTACCGCATGTGAAACTGTATGGTACGCCGTCCGGGGAGCACGCCGGCGCCATTGCGTTTAATGTGGAGGGTGCACATCCGCACGACGTCGCGAGTATTCTGGATGCGGATGCGGTGTGTGTGCGTGCCGGCCACCACTGCGCGCAGCCGCTGCTGCACCACCTGGGGATGACCGCCTGCTGCCGTGCAAGCTTTGCTGTGTACAACACCTGCGCGGATGTGGACGCCCTGGTGGAAAGCTTACAGAAAGTGAGGAAGTGGTTAGGCTATGGGGCTTGAACAAATTTATACACAGATTATTACGGAAAATAGCCGTTCCAAAGAGCACAAGTATGTGGTGGATCAGCCAACCCAGGTGGTAGAGGGGGTCAACCCCTCCTGCGGCGACGAGATTTCCCTGCAGCTGCGCGTAAAGGACGGCGTGATTGAGGATGCGGCGTTTCTGGGGGACGGCTGTGCAATTTCGCAGGCTTCCGTTTCCATGATGATTGACCTGATTAAGGGCAAGACGCTGCCGGAAGCACAGCACCTGGCAGAGATGTTCCTCGGTATGATCAAAGGCGAAGTGACAGACGATGACCAGCTGGAGGAACTGGAGGATGCACAGGCGTTTCGCGATATTTCCCATATGCCCGCGCGTGTCAAGTGCGCGGTGCTGGGTTGGCACACCCTGCAGGATGCGGTGAAAAAGGCAGAGAGCAGCCAAAATTCCTGACATCATAGAAGAGAGACCGGCTTCTGAATAGGGAGCCGGTCTTTTTTGCCTGCCCCATCGCTTTGCGGGTTTGTCCTGCGGCGGTTTTTGTGGTATACTGTCAGGTAAAAAAGAATTTTCGGCTTTCCGAAAACTGCAGGAGGAGAAGTATGCAACAGACCCCTTATATTCTCGGTGTGGCGGGCGGTACCGGCTCCGGAAAAACAACCTTGGCAAACAATTTGCTGAGTGCCTTTGCGGATGAGGCGCTCATTCTTTCCCACGACTACTATTATCTGCCGCATGATGAGCTGCCGCTGGCGGAGCGGCAGAAGCTTAACTATGACCATCCCAATGCTTTTGAAACCGAACGAATGATTCGTGACGTGCAGAAGCTGCGCCGCTTCGAGCCGATTGACCGGCCGCAGTACTCCTTTGTGGAGCATACGCGCCTGCCGGAAACCGTGCACGTGGAGCCGAGACCGCTGGTGATTTTGGAGGGCATCCTGCTGTTTGAAAATCAGGAACTGCTCAGTCTGATGGATATGAAAGTGTTTGTAGATACCGATGCCGACATCCGCCTGATTCGCCGCCTGATGCGCGATGTCAAGGAGCGCGGGCGCAGCCTGGATTCGGTCATCAGCCAGTATATGCGCACGGTCAAACCCATGCACGAGCAGTTTGTGGAGCCAAGCAAAAAGCACGCGGATATCATTGTGCCGGAGGGCGGGCAGAACCAGGTGGCGCTGCGGATGCTGATTGACCGGATTGATGCGCTGCTGCACCGCAGTGCCTCCGCCGGCGCCTGCGTCTGCGGCAGACGGTAGGCGGCTTTTTGCCGACAATTGTGCAAAGCAGAAAGTGCTTTTGGAAAAGTAAAAAAGATATGCTGCTTTTTCGTTCCATCTGTGGACTTTTTTATACTGTTGGTGTATAATCATAACAGTTATATATTCGCTGCCTGATTTTTTCTATATCTATAATAAAGCATTCAAACCGACCTGCCTTTTGCAGGGCTATAAAAATCTGCAGCCGCGGTTTCTGCAGAGCAGCAAAAAGGAGCGCGTACTGAGTGATGGAAAACGAGAATTTTGAAACAGTCAATGTTGCGGTGCAGGCCGACAACGACGAGATGAAGGGGAAGTACCTGACCTTCTGGACAGACGGTCAGCTTTTCGGCGTGCCGATTACCGATGTGGTGCAGATTGTCGGTATGCAGGAGATTACGCAGATTCCGGAGTACCCGTACTATGCCAAGGGCATTATCAATCTGCGCGGCGCCATTGTGCCGCTGATTGATGTGCGGTTGCGTTTGGGCAAGCCCGAAGCAGAGTACAATGACCGCACCTGCATTATTGTGGCCAATGTGCACGATATTTATTTTGGTTTCATTGTGGACGAGGTTGAGGAGGTCACCGACATTTCGGACGACCAGATTTCCCCGCCGCCGAAGCTGAACAGCGACACCGTCAACCAGTATCTGACCGGTGTGGCACACAAGGGCGACAAACTGGTGCTGACAATCAATACGGCAAAGATTCTGGGAGAAGATGAATTTGACGCTTTGATTCAAGATGCACAGTAGTGGAAAGAAGCTTGTCAAATGAAGAATTTAACGGTAAAAGCAAAGCTTTCAATCCTTTGTGCCATCATGTTTCTGGCTTTTGTGGTTGTCAATGTATTTTCATTCCTAACCATGAATAATATGAATGCAAAAACCAAAGAGATTTCCGACAAATGGGTAAATGCA encodes:
- a CDS encoding SufS family cysteine desulfurase, yielding MTDEIVKQFPLLQRQQDGKRLVYLDSAATTQRPQTVLDAVRDFYEQNNANPHRGVYALGERATAAYEDARTEVASFLNAPREEVIFTRNATETLNLIAYSWGLQNLKAGDKVAVTILEHHSNLIPWQQVCRATGAQLIFLYTGPDGLLSDREIEQKITKEVKLVAFTHVSNVLGMVTPVEKITARAHEVGALCVLDCAQSAPHLRLDVAKLGVDFLAFSGHKLYAPLGIGVLWGRKELLEAMPPFLTGGDMIESVREQDATWAPLPEKFEAGTQNAGGAVGLAAAIRWMQGIGFDTIARREQVVYRYAWQALSHVPHVKLYGTPSGEHAGAIAFNVEGAHPHDVASILDADAVCVRAGHHCAQPLLHHLGMTACCRASFAVYNTCADVDALVESLQKVRKWLGYGA
- the sufU gene encoding Fe-S cluster assembly sulfur transfer protein SufU, giving the protein MGLEQIYTQIITENSRSKEHKYVVDQPTQVVEGVNPSCGDEISLQLRVKDGVIEDAAFLGDGCAISQASVSMMIDLIKGKTLPEAQHLAEMFLGMIKGEVTDDDQLEELEDAQAFRDISHMPARVKCAVLGWHTLQDAVKKAESSQNS
- the udk gene encoding uridine kinase encodes the protein MQQTPYILGVAGGTGSGKTTLANNLLSAFADEALILSHDYYYLPHDELPLAERQKLNYDHPNAFETERMIRDVQKLRRFEPIDRPQYSFVEHTRLPETVHVEPRPLVILEGILLFENQELLSLMDMKVFVDTDADIRLIRRLMRDVKERGRSLDSVISQYMRTVKPMHEQFVEPSKKHADIIVPEGGQNQVALRMLIDRIDALLHRSASAGACVCGRR
- a CDS encoding chemotaxis protein CheW, coding for MENENFETVNVAVQADNDEMKGKYLTFWTDGQLFGVPITDVVQIVGMQEITQIPEYPYYAKGIINLRGAIVPLIDVRLRLGKPEAEYNDRTCIIVANVHDIYFGFIVDEVEEVTDISDDQISPPPKLNSDTVNQYLTGVAHKGDKLVLTINTAKILGEDEFDALIQDAQ